A region from the Saccharomonospora azurea NA-128 genome encodes:
- a CDS encoding M1 family metallopeptidase — protein MVDRRAWVATLCGLACIVAACSAPEDHPESAPTPAPGAAGIGDDYYPEAGNGGYDVDRYELDIRYDPDGGHLTGDTTVVARASHDLSRFNLDLRGFTITSVEVDGKPAEFTREGASELVITPSAPVDRGSEFRTRVRYEGEPVVADRGQLGGNGWYHTPSGGAYVFGEPESASFWYPVNEHPRDKAAFRLSASVPEGWTAVSVGETGEATTKDGWTTTTWTEDTPVASYLTMFAVDRFEVETSSLADGTPVRNAFAPGADDARDEAARTAEIVEFLESRFGDYPASTAGGVYLATNPGFALETQGTPTYPIDPNPELLVHELAHQWYGNSVSVHSWADICLNECFASYTTWLWAEEKENADLDARYRTRIESMPDELWAQPLHDMGEGNEFGAVYEKGPVAVHALRLRLGDEAFGELLRRWPAEHANGNARWEDFEQFAEHVSGQDLDEFFRAWFRGDERPADEHLHPKPARG, from the coding sequence ATGGTCGACCGCCGTGCCTGGGTGGCAACGCTGTGTGGGCTCGCCTGCATCGTAGCCGCGTGCAGCGCTCCCGAAGATCACCCCGAATCCGCGCCGACACCGGCGCCCGGGGCCGCGGGCATCGGCGACGACTACTACCCCGAGGCGGGCAACGGCGGCTACGACGTCGACCGCTACGAACTCGACATCCGCTACGACCCGGACGGCGGGCACCTGACCGGCGACACCACCGTCGTCGCGCGGGCCTCCCACGACCTCTCCCGGTTCAACCTCGACCTGCGGGGCTTCACGATCACCTCCGTGGAGGTGGACGGAAAACCCGCCGAGTTCACCCGCGAAGGCGCGTCCGAGCTCGTCATCACGCCGTCGGCACCGGTCGACCGGGGAAGCGAGTTCCGCACCCGCGTGCGGTACGAGGGCGAGCCGGTGGTCGCCGACCGCGGGCAGCTGGGCGGCAACGGCTGGTACCACACGCCCTCCGGCGGCGCGTACGTCTTCGGTGAGCCCGAATCGGCGTCGTTCTGGTACCCGGTCAACGAACATCCGCGCGACAAGGCCGCGTTCCGGCTCTCCGCCAGCGTGCCGGAAGGCTGGACGGCCGTGTCCGTCGGCGAGACCGGCGAGGCCACCACGAAGGACGGCTGGACGACCACGACCTGGACCGAGGACACCCCGGTGGCCAGCTACCTCACGATGTTCGCCGTCGACCGGTTCGAGGTGGAGACGAGCTCGCTGGCGGACGGCACGCCCGTCCGCAACGCCTTCGCCCCCGGCGCCGACGACGCCCGCGACGAGGCCGCCCGCACCGCGGAGATCGTCGAGTTCCTCGAATCCCGCTTCGGCGACTACCCCGCGAGCACCGCCGGTGGCGTCTACCTCGCCACGAACCCGGGCTTCGCCCTGGAGACGCAGGGGACGCCGACCTACCCGATCGACCCGAACCCCGAGCTGCTCGTGCACGAGCTCGCCCACCAGTGGTACGGCAACTCCGTGTCGGTGCACTCGTGGGCCGACATCTGCCTCAACGAGTGCTTCGCCAGCTACACCACCTGGCTGTGGGCCGAGGAGAAGGAGAACGCCGACCTCGACGCCCGGTACCGCACGCGGATCGAGTCGATGCCCGACGAGCTGTGGGCACAACCTCTCCACGACATGGGCGAGGGCAACGAGTTCGGCGCCGTGTACGAGAAGGGTCCCGTCGCCGTGCACGCCCTGCGGCTGCGCCTCGGCGACGAGGCCTTCGGCGAGCTGCTCCGCCGCTGGCCCGCCGAACACGCGAACGGCAACGCCCGGTGGGAGGACTTCGAGCAGTTCGCCGAGCACGTGTCGGGGCAGGACCTCGACGAGTTCTTCCGCGCCTGGTTCCGCGGCGACGAACGTCCCGCCGACGAACACCTGCATCCGAAGCCCGCTCGCGGCTGA
- a CDS encoding antibiotic biosynthesis monooxygenase family protein has product MAVVKINAISVPEGAGPELEKRFAARLHAVDSQPGFLGFELLRPVSGDDRYFVYTKWESEEHYQAWANGPAREAHGGNRGKPVASGANLLEFEVVQSSGPAS; this is encoded by the coding sequence ATGGCAGTCGTGAAGATCAACGCGATTTCCGTTCCCGAGGGAGCGGGTCCCGAACTCGAGAAGCGCTTCGCCGCCAGGTTGCACGCCGTCGACAGCCAGCCCGGGTTCCTCGGGTTCGAGCTGCTGCGGCCGGTCTCCGGCGACGACCGCTACTTCGTCTACACGAAGTGGGAGTCGGAGGAGCACTACCAGGCCTGGGCCAACGGCCCGGCCCGCGAGGCGCACGGCGGCAACCGGGGCAAGCCCGTGGCCAGCGGGGCGAACCTGCTGGAGTTCGAGGTCGTGCAGAGCTCCGGTCCCGCGTCGTAG
- a CDS encoding SIR2 family NAD-dependent protein deacylase translates to MREQYLRAAELISSADALLVCAGAGMGVDSGLPDFRGDEGFWRAYPPYARLGLRFVEIADPEHFAADPELAWGFYGHRLDLYRETRPHDGFTILRKWGENKPGGVHVFTSNVDGQFQRAGFTDVAEVHGSIHHLQCLAHCGAGIWPADDVVVDIDPESMRARPPLPSCPDCGALARPNILMFGDYDWVPDRSQRQLDEFTAWRRTHRSIAVVELGAGRAIPTVRRQAELASAANGNLVRINPREPEVRHGRGVSLPVGALEALTILDELVA, encoded by the coding sequence ATGCGTGAGCAGTACCTGCGCGCGGCCGAGCTGATCTCCTCGGCCGACGCGCTGCTCGTGTGTGCGGGCGCGGGCATGGGCGTGGACTCCGGGCTGCCGGACTTCCGCGGCGACGAGGGCTTCTGGCGCGCCTACCCGCCCTATGCCCGGCTCGGCCTGCGGTTCGTGGAGATCGCCGACCCCGAGCACTTCGCCGCCGACCCGGAGCTCGCGTGGGGCTTCTACGGGCACCGCCTCGACCTGTACCGCGAGACACGGCCGCACGACGGGTTCACCATCCTGCGGAAGTGGGGCGAGAACAAGCCCGGCGGGGTGCACGTGTTCACCTCGAACGTCGACGGCCAGTTCCAGCGGGCGGGCTTCACCGACGTGGCGGAGGTCCACGGCTCGATCCACCACCTCCAGTGCCTCGCGCACTGCGGTGCCGGGATCTGGCCGGCCGACGACGTCGTCGTGGACATCGACCCGGAGTCGATGCGGGCCCGGCCTCCGCTGCCGTCCTGCCCGGACTGCGGCGCACTCGCGCGGCCGAACATCCTCATGTTCGGCGACTACGACTGGGTGCCGGACCGCTCCCAACGGCAGCTCGACGAGTTCACGGCGTGGCGTCGAACCCACCGCTCGATCGCGGTCGTGGAGCTCGGCGCGGGCCGGGCCATCCCCACGGTGCGCAGGCAGGCCGAGCTGGCGAGCGCGGCGAACGGCAACCTCGTGCGCATCAACCCGAGGGAACCGGAGGTGCGGCACGGCCGGGGCGTCTCGCTGCCCGTCGGCGCGCTGGAAGCACTGACGATCCTCGACGAGCTGGTGGCCTGA
- a CDS encoding endonuclease/exonuclease/phosphatase family protein: protein MVASTETRESAPDARRRAGTPASALLVTASVGISLFAVLRLVVSGVFGHDGNRYTAAALALTPYVVLVAVGSAVIAAVLRRRGVLVLSAVLVVALAAPLVPRVLADAQPEAGGPLLRVAALNLYFGQADPGAVVEFVREREIDVLTLLELDESAHAALEAAGLGDVLPHTVAYPAGAGVGSAIAARYPLTELDLSGPSVFAQPSARMSLPDGTAVEVVAVHALPPVTDATRWRSDLAALPAADPTGAVRVLAGDFNATLDHAAFRDVLDAGYVDAAESTGEALVTTWPRRRLGPPVTLDHVLVDEAAAVLDFAAVDVGASDHRAVVTTVRLPQRSADA from the coding sequence GTGGTGGCGAGCACGGAAACTCGGGAAAGCGCCCCGGACGCGAGGCGGCGGGCGGGAACGCCGGCCTCGGCGCTGCTGGTGACCGCGTCGGTGGGAATCTCCCTTTTCGCGGTGCTCCGGTTGGTCGTCTCGGGCGTGTTCGGACACGACGGCAATCGCTACACCGCGGCCGCGCTGGCCCTGACGCCGTACGTCGTGCTCGTCGCGGTCGGGTCGGCCGTGATCGCGGCGGTGCTGCGACGTCGTGGGGTCCTGGTGCTGTCGGCGGTGCTGGTGGTGGCGCTCGCCGCGCCCCTCGTGCCGAGGGTGCTGGCCGATGCGCAGCCCGAAGCGGGCGGGCCGCTGTTGCGGGTGGCCGCTCTCAACCTGTACTTCGGTCAGGCCGATCCCGGGGCCGTCGTGGAGTTCGTGCGCGAACGTGAGATCGACGTCCTGACGTTGCTGGAGCTCGACGAGTCGGCGCACGCCGCTCTGGAGGCGGCCGGGCTGGGCGACGTGCTGCCTCACACCGTGGCGTATCCGGCCGGGGCGGGCGTGGGGTCGGCGATCGCCGCGCGGTACCCGTTGACGGAACTCGACCTCTCCGGCCCGTCGGTGTTCGCGCAGCCGAGTGCGCGGATGTCGCTGCCGGACGGCACGGCGGTGGAGGTCGTGGCCGTGCACGCCCTTCCGCCCGTGACCGACGCGACGCGGTGGCGCTCGGATCTCGCGGCGCTACCGGCAGCCGACCCGACTGGTGCTGTGCGCGTGCTGGCGGGCGACTTCAATGCGACGCTCGACCACGCCGCGTTCCGGGACGTGCTCGACGCGGGGTACGTCGACGCGGCGGAGAGCACGGGTGAGGCGCTGGTGACGACGTGGCCTCGTCGACGCTTGGGGCCTCCGGTGACGCTCGACCACGTGCTCGTCGACGAGGCCGCGGCCGTCCTCGACTTCGCCGCGGTCGACGTGGGCGCCAGTGATCACCGCGCGGTCGTGACGACGGTGCGGTTGCCCCAGCGCAGCGCGGACGCCTGA
- a CDS encoding ATP-dependent Clp protease ATP-binding subunit, translating to MFERFTDRARRVVVLAQEEARMLNHNYIGTEHILLGLIHEGEGVAAKALESLGIALEGVRQQVEEIIGQGQQAPSGHIPFTPRAKKVLELSLREALQLGHNYIGTEHILLGLIREGEGVAAQVLVKLGADLNRVRQQVLQLLSGYQGKEPAEAGAGRGEGTPSSSLVLDQFGRNLTAAARENKLDPVIGRNKEIERVMQVLSRRTKNNPVLIGEPGVGKTAVVEGLAQNIVKGEVPETLKDKQLYTLDLGSLVAGSRYRGDFEERLKKVLKEIKTRGDIILFIDELHTLVGAGAAEGAIDAASILKPMLARGELQTIGATTLEEYRKYIEKDAALERRFQPIQVGEPSLEHTIEILKGLRDRYEAHHRVSITDSALVAAATLADRYINDRYLPDKAIDLIDEAGARMRIRRMTAPPDLREFDEKIADVRREKESAIDAQDFERAARLRDEEKTLLGQKSEREKQWKDGDLDVVAEVDDEQIAEVLANWTGIPVFKLTEEETTRLLRMEDELHKRIIGQEDAVKAVSQAIRRTRAGLKDPKRPSGSFIFAGPSGVGKTELSKALANFLFGEDDALIQIDMGEFHDRYTASRLFGAPPGYVGYEEGGQLTEKVRRKPFSVVLFDEIEKAHQEIYNTLLQVLEDGRLTDGQGRTVDFKNTVLIFTSNLGTQDISKSVSLGFSSGSDETGRYEKMKQKVNEEMKKHFRPEFLNRIDDIIVFHQLTQEQIIQMVDLMASRVEEQLKAKDMALELTDRAKALLAKRGFDPVLGARPLRRTIQREIEDQLSEKILFGEVQAGQIIIVDVEGWEIGDAQDDKAKFTFRGEPKPLDVPDAPPVSIAAAGSEEGEPEQE from the coding sequence ATGTTCGAAAGGTTCACCGACCGCGCGAGGCGGGTGGTTGTCCTGGCCCAGGAAGAGGCCCGGATGCTCAACCACAACTACATCGGCACCGAGCACATCCTCTTGGGTTTGATCCACGAGGGTGAGGGTGTCGCCGCCAAGGCGCTCGAGTCGTTGGGTATCGCGCTGGAGGGTGTCCGCCAGCAGGTCGAGGAGATCATCGGCCAGGGCCAGCAGGCTCCCAGCGGACACATTCCCTTCACCCCGCGAGCCAAGAAGGTGCTGGAGCTGTCTCTGCGTGAGGCGCTGCAGCTCGGCCACAACTACATCGGTACCGAGCACATCCTGCTGGGCCTCATCCGCGAGGGTGAGGGCGTCGCAGCACAGGTGCTCGTGAAGCTGGGCGCCGACCTGAACAGGGTCAGGCAGCAGGTGCTCCAGCTGCTGTCCGGTTACCAGGGCAAGGAGCCGGCCGAGGCCGGCGCGGGCCGTGGCGAGGGCACCCCGTCGTCGTCGCTCGTGCTCGACCAGTTCGGGCGCAACCTCACCGCCGCCGCGCGGGAGAACAAGCTCGACCCGGTCATCGGGCGCAACAAGGAGATCGAGCGGGTCATGCAGGTGCTGTCCCGCCGTACCAAGAACAACCCGGTTCTCATCGGTGAGCCCGGCGTCGGCAAGACGGCCGTCGTCGAGGGCCTCGCCCAGAACATCGTCAAGGGCGAGGTGCCCGAGACGCTCAAGGACAAGCAGCTCTACACGCTCGACCTCGGGTCGCTGGTGGCCGGTTCGCGCTACCGCGGTGACTTCGAGGAGCGGTTGAAGAAGGTCCTGAAGGAGATCAAGACCCGCGGCGACATCATCCTGTTCATCGACGAGCTGCACACGCTCGTCGGCGCGGGTGCGGCCGAGGGCGCGATCGACGCGGCGAGCATCCTCAAGCCGATGCTGGCCCGTGGTGAGCTCCAGACCATCGGCGCGACCACGCTCGAGGAGTACCGCAAGTACATCGAGAAGGACGCCGCGCTGGAGCGCCGGTTCCAGCCGATCCAGGTCGGCGAGCCGTCGCTGGAGCACACCATCGAGATCCTCAAGGGCCTGCGCGACCGCTACGAGGCACACCACCGGGTCTCGATCACCGACTCGGCGTTGGTGGCCGCGGCGACGCTCGCCGACCGGTACATCAACGACCGCTACCTGCCGGACAAGGCGATCGACCTCATCGACGAGGCCGGTGCGCGGATGCGCATCCGCCGGATGACCGCGCCGCCGGACCTGCGCGAGTTCGACGAGAAGATCGCCGACGTGCGCCGGGAGAAGGAGTCGGCCATCGACGCGCAGGACTTCGAGCGGGCCGCTCGACTGCGCGACGAGGAGAAGACCCTGCTCGGCCAGAAGTCCGAGCGCGAGAAGCAGTGGAAGGACGGTGACCTGGACGTCGTCGCCGAGGTCGACGACGAGCAGATCGCCGAGGTCCTCGCCAACTGGACCGGTATCCCGGTGTTCAAGCTCACCGAGGAGGAGACCACGCGTCTGCTCCGCATGGAGGACGAGCTGCACAAGCGGATCATCGGCCAGGAGGACGCGGTCAAGGCCGTGTCGCAGGCCATCCGCCGTACGCGGGCCGGCCTGAAGGACCCGAAGCGCCCGTCCGGCTCGTTCATCTTCGCCGGCCCGTCCGGTGTCGGTAAGACCGAGCTGTCCAAGGCGCTGGCCAACTTCCTGTTCGGTGAGGACGACGCGCTCATCCAGATCGACATGGGTGAGTTCCACGACCGCTACACCGCCTCGCGGCTGTTCGGTGCCCCTCCGGGCTACGTCGGCTACGAGGAGGGCGGCCAGCTCACCGAGAAGGTGCGCCGCAAGCCGTTCTCCGTGGTCCTCTTCGACGAGATCGAGAAGGCCCACCAGGAGATCTACAACACGCTGCTGCAGGTGTTGGAGGACGGTCGCCTGACCGACGGCCAGGGCCGCACGGTGGACTTCAAGAACACGGTGCTGATCTTCACCTCGAACCTCGGCACGCAGGACATCTCCAAGTCCGTGAGCCTGGGCTTCTCTTCCGGTTCCGACGAGACCGGTCGGTACGAGAAGATGAAGCAGAAGGTCAACGAGGAGATGAAGAAGCACTTCCGGCCCGAGTTCCTCAACCGGATCGACGACATCATCGTCTTCCACCAGCTCACGCAGGAGCAGATCATCCAGATGGTGGATCTGATGGCGTCGCGGGTGGAGGAGCAGCTCAAGGCCAAGGACATGGCTCTGGAGCTGACCGACAGGGCGAAGGCTCTGCTCGCGAAGCGGGGCTTCGACCCGGTGCTCGGTGCGCGACCGCTGCGCAGGACCATCCAGCGGGAGATCGAGGACCAGCTGTCCGAGAAGATCCTGTTCGGCGAGGTCCAGGCCGGTCAGATCATCATCGTGGACGTCGAGGGTTGGGAGATCGGCGACGCCCAGGATGACAAGGCGAAGTTCACCTTCCGTGGCGAGCCGAAGCCGCTGGACGTGCCCGACGCTCCGCCGGTGAGCATCGCTGCCGCGGGCAGCGAGGAGGGCGAGCCGGAGCAGGAGTGA
- a CDS encoding TIGR03086 family metal-binding protein codes for MSDLFPLRRAVDPAARAFVDVVKAVPATTLDAPTPCADFAVRDLVNHLLYWLPLLRAAVCRQPPATGGERDADLVTPEWQADLCAEAESLAEALRSPSAWEGTAVFGAELPAHQLGAMVVTEFVLHGWDLAVATGVDFRCGDAEARAVELALREFAPRGRSHGIFGPEVSVSDNGVPLERALGLSGRDPAWSR; via the coding sequence ATGTCCGACCTGTTTCCACTGCGCCGTGCCGTCGACCCCGCCGCGAGGGCGTTCGTCGACGTGGTGAAGGCCGTCCCCGCCACGACGCTCGACGCTCCCACGCCGTGTGCCGACTTCGCTGTGCGCGACCTGGTGAACCACCTGCTGTACTGGCTTCCCCTGCTGCGCGCCGCCGTGTGCAGACAGCCACCCGCCACCGGTGGTGAACGCGATGCGGACCTGGTGACCCCGGAGTGGCAGGCCGACCTGTGCGCCGAGGCGGAGAGCCTGGCGGAGGCCCTGAGGTCGCCGTCGGCGTGGGAGGGCACGGCCGTGTTCGGTGCGGAGCTGCCCGCTCACCAGCTGGGCGCGATGGTGGTGACCGAGTTCGTCCTGCACGGCTGGGACCTCGCGGTGGCCACGGGCGTGGACTTCCGCTGTGGCGACGCCGAGGCCCGCGCCGTGGAGCTCGCCCTGCGGGAGTTCGCCCCGCGGGGACGCAGCCACGGCATCTTCGGCCCCGAGGTATCGGTCAGTGACAACGGCGTTCCGCTGGAGCGAGCGCTCGGGTTGTCGGGTCGTGACCCCGCTTGGAGCAGGTGA
- a CDS encoding helix-turn-helix domain-containing protein, with protein MERMPQGILHRRAAESRFTVGRLRPDPSLREHVEYYWVVRWDLHGRPPHEQRVLPNLATHAVFGTGSTGVWGPSRSVFTQVLRDRGLALGVRVAPGCCRAVLGVPVTDLRAGPISLPQALGAAGQATDDAVRRASGDAELATVVDRLLTDRVRPLTGSERLARTAVSLLATDPAITRVDHLAGRTGMTVRALQRLFTGHIGTGPKWAIRVYRLNDAAARLASDSPPTQAALAAELGYSDQAHFVRDFTSLVGTPPGAYERQQKVTK; from the coding sequence GTGGAACGGATGCCCCAGGGGATCCTGCATCGGCGCGCCGCCGAGTCACGCTTCACGGTGGGCCGGCTCCGACCGGACCCGAGCCTGCGCGAACACGTCGAGTACTACTGGGTCGTGCGCTGGGACCTGCACGGTCGGCCGCCGCACGAACAGCGAGTGCTCCCCAACCTCGCCACCCACGCCGTCTTCGGTACCGGGTCCACGGGGGTGTGGGGCCCGTCGAGGTCGGTGTTCACGCAGGTGCTCCGCGACCGCGGCCTCGCCCTCGGAGTGCGGGTCGCCCCCGGATGCTGCCGCGCGGTGCTGGGTGTTCCCGTCACGGACCTCCGCGCGGGCCCGATCTCGCTGCCGCAGGCTCTGGGCGCCGCGGGGCAGGCGACGGACGACGCCGTGCGGCGCGCTTCCGGCGACGCGGAGCTCGCCACGGTCGTGGACCGGCTCCTCACCGATCGGGTCAGGCCGCTCACCGGCTCGGAACGACTTGCCCGGACCGCCGTCTCATTGCTCGCCACCGATCCGGCGATCACCCGGGTGGACCACCTCGCAGGGCGTACCGGAATGACGGTGCGCGCACTACAACGGCTGTTCACCGGCCATATCGGAACAGGGCCGAAGTGGGCCATCCGGGTCTACCGACTCAACGATGCCGCGGCCCGCCTGGCCTCCGATTCCCCACCGACGCAGGCCGCGCTGGCCGCCGAACTCGGCTACAGCGACCAGGCGCATTTCGTCCGCGATTTCACGTCACTCGTCGGTACACCGCCCGGAGCATACGAGCGACAACAGAAAGTAACCAAGTAG
- a CDS encoding histone-like nucleoid-structuring protein Lsr2, which translates to MAQKVLVSLVDDLDGSEAEETVEFGLDGVNYEIDLSAENAEELRDALAQYVEHARRAGGRKRTSSRSAVKAPARSAAVDREQNQAIRAWARKNGFEVSDRGRIPSEVVEAYHRRN; encoded by the coding sequence ATGGCGCAGAAGGTACTTGTCTCCCTCGTCGACGATCTGGACGGGTCGGAGGCGGAGGAGACCGTCGAGTTCGGTCTCGACGGCGTCAACTACGAGATCGATCTTTCCGCCGAAAATGCGGAAGAATTGCGTGACGCCCTTGCTCAGTACGTCGAGCACGCTCGCCGGGCGGGCGGCCGGAAGCGGACGTCGAGCAGGAGTGCCGTGAAAGCGCCCGCTCGCTCGGCCGCTGTGGATCGCGAGCAGAACCAGGCAATTCGCGCCTGGGCGCGGAAGAACGGTTTCGAGGTCTCGGATCGTGGACGCATCCCGTCCGAGGTCGTCGAAGCCTACCACCGCAGGAACTGA
- a CDS encoding type III pantothenate kinase, which translates to MLLTVDVGNSNIALGLHAGRGEDARLVRDWRMRTDPRMTADEMALTMRGLLGPHVDAVTGIAALSTVPAVLRELRVMLDRYYPDVPTIIVEPGVRTGVPLLVDNPKEVGGDRLVNTLAAHHLHNTACIVVDFGTSTNVDAISAKGEFLGGAFAPGIDISVDALASRAAALRKVELVRPRSVIGKNTVECLQSGILYGFAGQVDGLVRRIARELAGTSGEPVEVIATGGLAPLVVDESETITEHVPHLTLLGLRLVFERNTAERNVPPGRRARS; encoded by the coding sequence TTGCTGCTCACCGTCGACGTCGGCAACTCCAACATCGCGCTCGGCCTGCACGCCGGGCGAGGCGAGGACGCGCGGCTGGTGCGTGACTGGCGGATGCGCACCGACCCGCGGATGACGGCCGACGAGATGGCGTTGACGATGCGCGGGCTGCTCGGCCCGCACGTCGACGCGGTCACCGGCATCGCCGCGCTGTCCACCGTGCCGGCCGTCCTGCGCGAGCTGCGCGTGATGCTCGACCGCTACTACCCCGACGTCCCCACGATCATCGTCGAGCCGGGTGTGCGCACCGGTGTTCCGCTGCTCGTGGACAACCCGAAGGAGGTCGGGGGCGATCGGCTCGTGAACACGCTCGCCGCCCACCACCTCCACAACACGGCCTGCATCGTCGTGGATTTCGGCACCTCGACCAATGTGGATGCCATTTCGGCCAAGGGCGAGTTCCTCGGTGGCGCGTTCGCGCCGGGAATCGACATTTCGGTCGACGCACTGGCGTCCCGGGCCGCCGCGTTGCGTAAGGTCGAGCTCGTCAGGCCCCGCTCGGTGATCGGTAAGAACACCGTCGAGTGCCTCCAGTCCGGCATTTTGTACGGTTTCGCCGGACAGGTGGACGGGCTCGTCAGAAGGATCGCACGCGAGCTGGCGGGTACTTCCGGTGAGCCCGTGGAAGTGATCGCCACCGGTGGGCTCGCTCCGCTCGTGGTCGACGAGTCGGAAACCATCACCGAACACGTGCCGCACCTCACTCTCCTGGGGCTTCGACTCGTTTTCGAGAGGAACACCGCGGAGAGGAACGTTCCGCCGGGTCGCCGCGCACGGTCGTGA
- the panD gene encoding aspartate 1-decarboxylase has protein sequence MYRTMLKSKIHRATVTQADLHYVGSVTVDRTLMEAADLLPGEQVAIVDVTNGARLETYVIEGERDSGVLGINGAAAHLIHPGDIVILIAYGQMDSAEAASFKPRIVFVDGENRIVEQGADPASVPDGYGLVSGAENAPGAPEGAGGTGLPRAETADAARLDALLHAEH, from the coding sequence ATGTATCGAACCATGCTCAAGTCCAAGATCCACCGGGCGACGGTGACGCAGGCGGACCTGCACTACGTCGGCTCGGTCACCGTCGACCGCACTCTGATGGAGGCGGCCGACCTGCTGCCGGGCGAGCAGGTCGCCATCGTCGACGTCACCAACGGCGCACGGCTGGAGACCTACGTCATCGAGGGCGAACGCGACAGCGGCGTGCTCGGGATCAACGGAGCCGCCGCGCACCTCATCCATCCCGGCGACATCGTCATCCTGATCGCGTACGGGCAGATGGACTCGGCCGAGGCGGCGTCGTTCAAGCCCCGGATCGTGTTCGTCGACGGGGAGAACCGCATCGTCGAGCAGGGTGCCGACCCGGCCTCGGTCCCCGACGGGTACGGCCTCGTCAGCGGGGCCGAGAACGCTCCCGGCGCGCCCGAGGGCGCGGGTGGCACTGGACTGCCGAGGGCCGAGACGGCGGACGCCGCTCGACTGGACGCGTTGCTGCACGCGGAGCACTGA
- the panC gene encoding pantoate--beta-alanine ligase, protein MTKAKITPKFTRGQVNVYRTPSEVRQVTAALRSVGRNVALVPTMGALHAGHRELLRRAKRLPNTVVAASIFVNPLQFGENEDFDAYPRTLDADLDVLEEAGVEIAFTPSAEDLYAPDAAVTVHPGPLGDELEGASRPGHFAGMLTVVAKLFNIVRPHYALFGEKDYQQLVLIKRMVADLDLDVRVLGVPTVREPDGLALSSRNAYLTPEQRESAVALSAALVAGAHAGGQGPQAVLEAARSTLAARPEVVVDYLELRDTELGPPPDDGQARLLVAARVGDTRLIDNVGLLLGAAAEYGVEQ, encoded by the coding sequence GTGACCAAAGCCAAGATCACCCCGAAGTTCACTCGCGGCCAGGTGAACGTCTACCGCACGCCCAGCGAGGTGCGCCAGGTCACCGCGGCGCTGCGCTCGGTGGGCCGCAACGTGGCGCTCGTCCCCACGATGGGAGCGCTGCACGCGGGACACCGCGAACTGCTGCGGAGGGCGAAGCGGCTGCCCAACACGGTCGTGGCTGCGTCGATCTTCGTCAACCCGCTCCAGTTCGGCGAGAACGAGGACTTCGACGCCTACCCGCGCACCCTGGACGCCGACCTCGACGTGCTGGAGGAGGCGGGCGTGGAGATCGCGTTCACCCCGAGCGCCGAGGACCTCTACGCCCCCGACGCGGCGGTCACGGTGCACCCGGGTCCACTGGGTGACGAGCTCGAAGGCGCGTCGCGGCCCGGCCACTTCGCGGGGATGCTCACCGTGGTGGCGAAGTTGTTCAACATCGTGCGCCCGCACTACGCGCTGTTCGGTGAGAAGGACTACCAGCAGCTCGTCCTCATCAAGCGCATGGTGGCCGACCTCGACCTCGACGTCCGGGTGCTGGGTGTGCCGACCGTGCGCGAACCGGACGGCCTGGCGCTGTCCTCGCGCAACGCCTATCTGACACCGGAGCAGCGGGAGTCGGCTGTCGCGCTCTCCGCGGCGCTGGTCGCGGGAGCCCACGCGGGCGGTCAGGGGCCGCAGGCCGTGCTGGAGGCGGCTCGGAGCACGCTCGCGGCACGTCCCGAGGTGGTCGTCGACTACCTCGAACTGCGCGACACCGAGTTGGGGCCGCCGCCGGACGACGGCCAGGCCCGGCTGCTGGTGGCCGCGCGGGTCGGCGACACCCGGCTCATCGACAACGTAGGACTCCTGCTCGGCGCGGCGGCCGAGTACGGCGTCGAGCAGTGA